Proteins encoded within one genomic window of Borrelia parkeri:
- a CDS encoding phenylalanine--tRNA ligase subunit alpha, with protein MKNIFEVVRTLHPLEIKVILNYKEGDEIFALRLAADLLYNEGQSNKTIEWLVSKDILRETFRKLNVFYRLTEKGVDALANGLVEERIINLVSRKTVLVANLPSELEIDARDVGKAFGNLSKEGVLSLGLGKEILVKDLKRSSYKIVKKLLFKAQNSDLLEDDLSQDELLVISNYSKKKGAGDVLFKVIESLDLKFEFSKFGLEVKSELERSNLTGDEIVKLTPEMLKNKTYENKNFRAYNIHVSSNKTFIGRANPYSEYIAKVKDKLVSLGFEEFDGPLVESEFFNNDALFMPQFHPARDIRDVYYIKEPSALKSLPEPYFSNVKAVHENGYTTGSRGWRYDFSESISKRLVLRTQGTVLSAKQLINAKNPGKYFGIVRCFRYDQVDATHGADFYQTEGIVIGDVNIKTLLGLLEIFAKELAGATDVKYVPAYFPFTEPSIEVHVKHPVLGWFELGGSGIFRPEVTKPFGIDVPVIAWGIGIDRMALMHLGLSDLRELFTHNIGDVVLRRGKVNA; from the coding sequence GTGAAAAATATATTTGAGGTGGTAAGGACTTTACATCCTCTTGAGATAAAAGTGATTTTAAATTATAAAGAGGGAGATGAAATTTTTGCCTTAAGGCTTGCTGCGGATTTACTTTATAATGAAGGACAATCAAATAAAACAATTGAATGGCTTGTTTCTAAAGATATTCTTAGGGAAACTTTTAGAAAACTTAATGTGTTTTATCGCCTAACTGAAAAAGGTGTTGATGCTTTAGCTAATGGTTTAGTTGAGGAGAGAATAATCAATCTTGTATCTAGAAAAACAGTTCTAGTTGCCAATTTGCCGTCAGAGTTAGAAATTGATGCCAGAGATGTTGGTAAGGCATTTGGCAATTTATCTAAAGAGGGAGTTCTATCTTTGGGATTAGGTAAAGAAATCCTTGTTAAGGATTTAAAGCGTTCTAGTTACAAGATAGTTAAAAAATTACTTTTCAAAGCTCAAAACAGCGATCTTTTAGAAGATGATTTATCTCAAGATGAATTGTTAGTCATTTCTAATTATTCTAAGAAAAAAGGCGCTGGTGATGTGTTATTTAAGGTGATAGAAAGCTTGGACCTAAAATTTGAATTTTCCAAATTTGGATTAGAAGTAAAATCTGAACTTGAAAGAAGTAATCTAACAGGTGATGAGATTGTAAAGTTGACCCCTGAAATGTTAAAAAATAAAACTTATGAAAATAAAAACTTTAGGGCTTATAATATTCATGTTTCATCTAATAAAACCTTTATTGGGCGTGCAAATCCTTATTCAGAGTATATTGCTAAAGTTAAGGATAAGCTTGTAAGTCTTGGGTTTGAAGAATTTGATGGTCCTTTGGTTGAGAGTGAATTTTTTAATAATGATGCTCTTTTTATGCCTCAGTTTCATCCTGCACGTGATATAAGGGATGTTTATTATATCAAGGAACCAAGCGCACTTAAATCTTTGCCCGAGCCTTATTTTTCTAATGTTAAAGCTGTTCATGAAAATGGTTACACTACAGGTTCAAGAGGTTGGAGGTATGATTTTAGCGAGAGTATTTCAAAAAGATTAGTGCTTAGAACTCAAGGTACAGTGCTTTCAGCAAAGCAATTAATTAATGCAAAAAATCCTGGTAAATATTTTGGAATTGTTAGGTGTTTTAGATATGATCAAGTTGATGCTACTCATGGGGCCGATTTTTATCAAACAGAAGGGATTGTTATTGGAGATGTTAATATTAAAACCTTATTAGGTCTTCTTGAAATTTTTGCTAAAGAATTGGCTGGTGCTACTGATGTTAAATATGTTCCTGCTTATTTTCCATTTACAGAGCCGTCAATTGAAGTTCATGTGAAACATCCTGTGCTTGGTTGGTTTGAGTTAGGCGGGAGCGGTATTTTTAGACCAGAGGTTACAAAACCTTTTGGAATTGATGTTCCTGTTATTGCTTGGGGTATTGGCATTGATAGAATGGCTTTAATGCATTTAGGTTTAAGTGATTTAAGGGAGCTTTTTACCCATAATATTGGTGATGTTGTATTGAGGCGAGGAAAAGTCAATGCCTAA
- the pheT gene encoding phenylalanine--tRNA ligase subunit beta: MPKVEIYKSILLEKIGKILTKSELVSILEMTKAEICEFDTVNDKIKIEFNDTNRPDLWSYTGLARQIKTYLFGHLPSFKFFSMADNLQKFYGEILVSPEVFSIRPFIFGFLAKGVICNERMLETLIQLQEKLCHNYGQKRKRVAMGMYSSDLIEFPLSYTVCNSDYRFIPLGMDTEMSIEEINRVHSKGIEYSTILASFNKYPLLLDYNDKVLSYPPVINSHDIGALKVGDTDLFIEVTGTNLEATLLSLSVIACDLHDMGFEILPVKTIFPNETLFGKEIICPYYFQNTLEVNVDNVNKMLGSNFTANNMCLDLKKLGISAYFKELDKFYVIPPVYRNDFLHEVDVIEEIMIGMGLDNFKPELPKDFTLGRLSQIEEFSRNIKNLMIGMGFQEMIYNYLGSKTDFIEKMNIEGDDFLSVANPMTEGYEYIRGSIVSDLLKSESISSNFPYPHKIFEIGKVALKDLNSVDGTITYDNLAFLMADKEFSFNEINSLVSSLFYYLNIEFKLRESRKSLYIDGRGADILINDTVLGGFGEVSPYILRNFGIMVPCCVLEINLNKLLN, translated from the coding sequence ATGCCTAAGGTTGAAATTTATAAGAGTATTTTATTAGAAAAGATAGGAAAAATTTTAACGAAATCTGAACTTGTGTCTATTCTTGAAATGACTAAGGCTGAAATTTGTGAATTTGATACGGTTAATGATAAGATCAAAATTGAATTTAATGATACAAATAGACCCGATTTATGGTCTTATACAGGACTTGCGCGTCAAATTAAGACATATCTTTTTGGTCATTTACCTTCTTTTAAGTTTTTTTCAATGGCAGATAATTTGCAAAAATTTTATGGTGAAATTTTGGTCAGTCCCGAAGTATTTAGTATTAGGCCTTTTATTTTTGGATTTTTGGCCAAAGGTGTGATTTGCAATGAACGAATGCTTGAAACTTTGATTCAGTTGCAGGAAAAGCTTTGTCATAATTATGGACAAAAGCGTAAAAGGGTTGCGATGGGGATGTACTCATCAGATTTAATTGAGTTTCCATTAAGTTATACTGTATGTAATTCTGATTATAGATTTATTCCTCTAGGTATGGATACTGAAATGTCTATTGAGGAGATCAATAGGGTACATTCTAAAGGAATAGAATATTCGACTATTCTTGCAAGTTTTAATAAATATCCTTTATTGTTAGATTATAATGATAAGGTTCTCTCTTATCCTCCGGTAATCAATTCTCATGATATTGGAGCTTTAAAGGTAGGTGATACCGATTTATTTATTGAAGTTACGGGAACTAATCTTGAGGCTACTTTGTTATCTTTGTCAGTGATTGCTTGTGATTTGCATGATATGGGTTTTGAAATTTTACCAGTAAAGACCATCTTTCCTAACGAAACTTTATTTGGGAAAGAAATAATTTGTCCTTATTATTTTCAAAATACACTAGAGGTTAATGTTGATAATGTTAATAAAATGCTTGGTAGCAATTTTACGGCAAATAATATGTGTCTTGACTTAAAAAAATTAGGGATCTCAGCTTACTTTAAGGAATTAGATAAATTTTATGTTATTCCTCCTGTTTATAGGAATGATTTTCTTCATGAAGTAGATGTTATTGAAGAAATAATGATAGGTATGGGATTGGATAATTTTAAGCCAGAGCTTCCCAAAGATTTTACTCTAGGAAGACTGAGTCAGATAGAAGAGTTTTCAAGAAATATTAAAAATTTAATGATTGGAATGGGATTTCAGGAAATGATTTATAATTATCTGGGATCTAAGACAGATTTTATTGAAAAGATGAATATTGAAGGTGATGATTTTTTAAGTGTTGCTAATCCAATGACAGAGGGGTATGAGTATATTAGGGGCTCAATAGTGTCTGATTTGCTTAAATCTGAGAGTATTAGTTCCAATTTTCCTTATCCGCATAAGATTTTTGAGATTGGGAAGGTAGCTTTAAAAGATTTAAATAGTGTTGATGGTACTATTACTTATGATAATTTGGCTTTTTTGATGGCTGATAAGGAGTTTTCATTTAATGAGATTAATTCTTTAGTTTCATCTCTTTTTTATTATTTAAATATTGAATTTAAGTTAAGAGAATCAAGAAAATCTCTTTATATAGATGGCAGAGGTGCTGATATTTTAATCAATGACACCGTCTTAGGTGGCTTTGGTGAAGTATCGCCTTACATATTGAGAAATTTTGGAATTATGGTTCCATGTTGTGTCCTAGAGATTAATCTTAATAAACTTTTAAATTAA
- the trxB gene encoding thioredoxin-disulfide reductase: MLEFEVLDIKKSNKKVLRTAMSSIEDVIIIGSGPAGLTAGIYTVMSGYKTVILEGPEPGGQLTTTTEVYNYPGFKNGVNGRELMLNMKEQVINLGAITYLETVTSIEKRDNIFYLFTDNYIYKSKAVIIAAGSVPKKLNTLKNSDLFWNKGISVCAICDGHLFKGKTVVVIGGGNTAISEAIYLSKLSEKVYVIVRKDYLKAIAMLRQNVEKLPNVEILYNCEAIEVNGDNVVSMVQIIDNKNNSTFKLSVDGIFMAIGYKPNTEFVKGFLELDEDGYISTQDFVKTSVEGVFSCGDVSNKLYAQAITAAAEGFLASVELRNFLG; encoded by the coding sequence ATGTTAGAGTTTGAAGTACTGGATATAAAAAAGAGTAATAAAAAGGTTTTAAGAACAGCGATGAGTTCCATTGAGGATGTAATCATTATTGGTTCAGGACCCGCGGGTCTTACGGCTGGAATCTATACTGTTATGAGTGGATATAAGACAGTTATTTTAGAAGGACCTGAGCCTGGAGGGCAGCTTACAACAACTACGGAAGTGTATAATTATCCAGGATTTAAAAACGGTGTAAATGGAAGAGAATTGATGTTAAATATGAAAGAACAGGTGATCAATCTGGGTGCTATCACTTATCTTGAGACTGTAACATCTATAGAAAAAAGAGATAATATTTTTTATCTCTTTACTGATAATTATATTTATAAAAGTAAAGCTGTTATTATTGCAGCGGGATCGGTACCTAAAAAACTTAATACTCTTAAGAATTCAGATTTGTTTTGGAATAAAGGTATTTCTGTGTGTGCAATTTGTGATGGGCATCTTTTTAAGGGAAAAACAGTTGTAGTAATTGGTGGGGGTAATACCGCAATCTCGGAAGCTATTTATTTAAGCAAATTATCAGAAAAGGTATATGTTATTGTGAGAAAGGATTATTTGAAAGCTATTGCTATGTTAAGACAGAATGTTGAAAAATTACCTAATGTTGAGATTTTATATAACTGTGAGGCTATAGAAGTTAATGGAGATAATGTTGTATCTATGGTGCAAATTATTGATAATAAGAATAATTCTACTTTTAAATTAAGTGTAGATGGGATATTTATGGCTATTGGTTATAAGCCAAATACGGAGTTTGTAAAAGGATTTTTGGAATTGGATGAGGATGGATATATCTCTACTCAAGATTTCGTTAAGACTAGTGTTGAGGGAGTGTTTTCGTGTGGTGATGTTAGTAACAAGCTTTATGCACAGGCTATTACAGCTGCTGCTGAAGGGTTCCTAGCTTCTGTTGAGCTGAGAAATTTTTTGGGATAA
- a CDS encoding SpiroCoCo family coiled-coil protein, producing the protein MIDFVTVLVNLLLVFVILFIYRQYDRRSRALDKIKKFIDIAKDNLEDFIDEKTKEINNLAVDMEAYQRSSIEIIKKIDEVQRKIKDKSNDFAEVEKKIAYHDSMLKELDDMALKVQDNIQRLQVDGKIVDKLSKTLKNFNTQIDSIDSRLSTVFEKFDKTNKENLETIKIESWDKFDNTIKDFSVRMDNLDRELISYQESLVMIEEKKREILDKGNEKLENEFKEFVFKIESSIDNYNKSMEDSFGIYETKYKSIENSLDLIVEQAKTKINDKEDFILTRLNEELQIKFDEVFMYVDERSHHMRDKLESKLVLIDNEISSLSSVFKDNTYSRLNSLEETIRQEMRQYEEQFADILEQFRVQIESSVGDIYKEYDSKINQFDKDIRDRIESSLKDANSRIESVQGGVRTLLDDLEEDSNRIYVEFKEKVKGDIDSFSENVFSRMNDVGSELELKLSNISTDIQDRISKLDSSLYSELKEMNEKFVNDYSCLDGNINLKYETLLEALNLKSGELEIQLKDKYKNIADKFEHDIDKLTIKCDEKFSRISEKSDYDYQNFEITSTKLKESISSLNDLLVQDFETLRRDFESKLSKVSADINNEVFNLKSHYGEDIGEFIKQMEADKLQYEHWQRKVGLNLEDIKSYLNKTNEEFLNLIEKQRTKGKELSENIFNELSEHIQKKAMDMHTNWKDELIVLNKSLLDVKISSEELLLSTSSKIDSFEKDVNERLEYVTSKTEDFESSVLDKYKELRDMSYNNSEETLSGIKEFIDNQAEIIHDKIIMMLNGLNEDFSNKEELIKGNIEELDYRLKDFKVECEDVLNNLRSDLDGFIEARMQKVSEIKIDNQKQIDNFLNRISEDILSKRDMLNSEIDNKLNDWQGKLSEISVNIENVLSSGKIDINSINSEMTLKIEDLKSTFEGLESYYLEKIDEFRNQGNVYADELLKNIMSHFDTDTKDLEESLSKKFATVLERSEEFVKEVDSLLKDKRTDIASFQASIDITIDSLNSRFNDVNREINEKYSKVISDSRGYSETLANKLENEIGYEIENVNRRLTDKIDILSKNMDENLENFKSSFDVSKYQVENFEIKIKDIIEKEELRLGELLREIERQYRIRREEAIDYKKAIDSDIIQLREQFIGVINELKNNIEDKSEFLNDLYKERFKIIENNFEERYSTFFIESEGAISKIRDEIYKILTDNDEHLRAKISEMDRNFEIIDGRSKEILELEEDLRKRIQEDSNNIHHQFDVIKSGLEKEIKDHFDMYMIKATAAIDEEIEKYERGINEKISVLKSIENNFEMIEKNLKDKISECHNELDKTLDVRYAELEGKYDEKHLLVEKKINDKTNSVEELIASKYAELEGKYDEKHLLVEKKINDKTNSVEELIASKYAELEGKYDEKHLLVEKKINDKTNSVEELIASKYAELEGKYDEKHLLVEKKINDKTNSVEELIASKYAELEGKYDEKHLLVEKKINDKANSVEELIASKYAELDSKYSNMHLDMENRLNACISDLGIELARSSEKMDKEIEEQLKNLGELKLSLSNIEGDVLKLKEDSYHNVSSYLKLLEEDFFKDLKERSDNLKNSLENFVASSDQRIENLERHIIKSLEDKEILMKNFRVEIEQELMLNKESFYSEFNKEFDVKKRDAESKIVVMETNVTNRIDEFIQLVDNRQNNVDSWFLKVKDDMINWQENAYKELEERAGITKRSLDKIKSDVSAIESGLEVVKDDVNQRTKEIFDRLQADIKEFENRSYLNLKNISNEVQGKVLNIEDFMDFKIKSINDKIDLHVEELATQVEIKFLSQQKDIEDKIIEANEKLEYEFNSMASRLDEEKQNIVSKFLNDTGGFESQVQLMQDDVLKLAEKVHAYRIDIEKTIRENYDSFSSSIREEYTVFENEVKSSLNYSEEEIQALRDSLKIQVNSIESEFKDKYDLMIKGIDDRVSQLKLKVLNYDGELNHFIDEVKDNLIVYKADLREELDSRYAVMSSKLENFKRLEVELERNNELMKEVYYFKNNLEELRGTLASEINLIQGYKGDFEGITREIGDIKSKSSDIIEVFNDLKDHQMDIEGIKKDLTQFLEFYTSFKERYKKLTESYDEMQIYKSKLKEIKEAQSNILDNYDRISNKDSILKSTLESVDKNFDLINEIESRMHVLFKESSGFQQSLGELKGIMSELLVNKDLSQEVLNNVQTLKEMLGEIESKLEHTRNIREKVAKSETRLENLNIAAEERIKTLGILVKTESKYKDNVGLNNETVRDSVIKLMRQGWSALEISRATKLSIGEVELILELGIISKSDD; encoded by the coding sequence GATAACCTTGAAGATTTTATTGATGAGAAGACAAAAGAGATCAATAATCTTGCTGTTGATATGGAAGCGTATCAACGTTCTAGTATAGAGATCATAAAAAAAATAGATGAAGTTCAGCGAAAAATTAAAGATAAAAGTAATGATTTTGCAGAAGTTGAAAAAAAGATTGCTTATCATGATTCTATGCTTAAAGAGCTAGATGACATGGCCCTTAAAGTGCAAGATAATATACAACGACTTCAAGTGGATGGAAAAATAGTAGATAAACTTTCAAAAACTTTAAAGAATTTTAATACTCAGATTGATTCTATCGATTCTAGATTAAGTACAGTTTTTGAAAAATTCGATAAGACAAATAAGGAAAATCTTGAGACTATCAAAATTGAGAGTTGGGATAAGTTTGATAACACTATTAAAGATTTTAGTGTGAGAATGGATAATCTGGATAGAGAGCTTATATCTTATCAAGAATCATTGGTAATGATTGAAGAGAAAAAAAGAGAAATTTTGGATAAGGGTAATGAAAAACTTGAGAATGAATTTAAGGAGTTTGTGTTTAAAATTGAATCTAGCATAGATAATTATAATAAATCAATGGAAGATTCTTTTGGTATATATGAAACTAAATATAAATCAATAGAAAATTCTCTTGATCTTATTGTAGAGCAAGCTAAGACTAAAATTAATGATAAGGAAGATTTTATTTTAACTAGATTGAATGAGGAGTTACAGATAAAATTTGATGAAGTCTTTATGTACGTCGATGAGCGTTCTCATCATATGAGAGATAAACTCGAAAGCAAATTAGTATTAATAGACAATGAAATTTCTTCTCTGAGTTCTGTTTTTAAAGATAATACCTATTCTAGGCTGAATTCTCTTGAAGAGACTATAAGACAAGAGATGAGACAGTATGAAGAGCAATTTGCAGATATTTTGGAACAATTTAGGGTTCAAATTGAATCTAGTGTTGGTGATATTTATAAAGAATATGATAGTAAGATAAATCAATTTGATAAAGACATAAGAGATAGGATAGAGAGTAGTTTAAAGGATGCTAATTCTAGGATAGAGAGTGTTCAGGGTGGAGTTAGGACTTTGCTTGATGATCTTGAAGAAGATTCTAATAGGATATATGTTGAATTTAAGGAAAAAGTTAAAGGGGATATTGATAGTTTTAGTGAAAATGTATTTTCAAGAATGAATGATGTTGGAAGTGAATTGGAATTGAAACTTTCAAATATCAGTACAGACATTCAAGATAGAATTTCTAAGTTGGATAGTAGCTTATATTCAGAGCTTAAAGAAATGAATGAAAAATTTGTTAATGATTATTCGTGTTTAGATGGTAACATTAACTTAAAGTATGAAACTCTCTTAGAAGCTCTGAATTTAAAAAGTGGTGAATTAGAAATCCAACTGAAGGACAAGTATAAAAATATTGCAGATAAATTTGAGCATGACATTGATAAGCTCACCATTAAATGTGATGAAAAATTTAGTAGAATTTCTGAAAAATCAGATTATGATTATCAAAATTTTGAGATTACTAGTACAAAGTTAAAAGAAAGTATAAGTTCTTTAAATGATTTGTTAGTACAAGACTTTGAGACTTTAAGAAGAGACTTCGAATCCAAGTTAAGTAAAGTGAGTGCTGATATTAATAATGAAGTGTTTAATTTAAAAAGTCATTATGGAGAGGATATAGGTGAATTTATTAAGCAGATGGAAGCTGACAAATTGCAATATGAACATTGGCAAAGGAAAGTAGGTTTGAATTTAGAGGATATTAAGTCTTATCTAAATAAAACTAATGAAGAATTTTTAAATTTGATTGAAAAACAAAGGACTAAGGGAAAGGAACTTAGTGAAAATATTTTCAATGAACTCTCAGAACATATTCAAAAAAAAGCAATGGATATGCATACTAATTGGAAAGATGAGCTTATTGTTTTAAATAAATCTTTACTTGATGTTAAAATTTCAAGTGAAGAATTACTTTTATCAACTTCTTCAAAGATCGATTCTTTTGAAAAAGATGTTAATGAGAGACTTGAATATGTTACATCAAAGACGGAGGACTTTGAAAGTTCAGTATTAGATAAGTATAAAGAATTAAGAGATATGTCATATAATAACAGTGAAGAGACTTTATCAGGGATTAAGGAATTTATTGATAATCAAGCCGAAATAATTCATGACAAAATTATTATGATGCTTAATGGACTTAATGAGGATTTTTCTAATAAAGAAGAGTTAATTAAAGGCAATATAGAAGAACTTGATTATAGACTTAAAGATTTCAAAGTTGAATGTGAAGATGTTTTGAATAATCTTAGATCGGATCTTGATGGATTTATTGAAGCTAGGATGCAAAAAGTTTCTGAAATTAAGATAGATAATCAGAAGCAGATAGATAATTTTTTAAATAGAATATCGGAAGACATCTTAAGTAAAAGAGATATGCTTAATAGTGAGATAGATAATAAGCTTAATGATTGGCAAGGTAAGTTAAGTGAAATATCAGTGAATATTGAGAATGTATTATCTTCAGGAAAGATTGATATAAACTCAATTAATTCTGAGATGACTTTAAAGATTGAGGATCTTAAGAGTACTTTTGAAGGGCTTGAGAGTTATTATCTTGAAAAAATAGATGAGTTTAGAAATCAAGGAAATGTGTATGCAGATGAACTTCTGAAAAATATTATGAGTCATTTTGATACGGATACTAAGGACCTTGAGGAAAGTTTATCTAAGAAATTTGCTACAGTCTTAGAAAGGTCAGAAGAGTTTGTTAAAGAAGTTGATAGTTTGCTTAAGGATAAAAGGACAGATATTGCTTCATTTCAGGCAAGTATTGATATTACCATTGATTCTCTTAATTCAAGATTTAATGATGTGAATAGAGAAATTAATGAAAAATATAGTAAGGTAATATCTGATTCTAGAGGATATTCAGAAACCCTTGCAAATAAATTAGAGAATGAGATAGGATATGAGATTGAAAATGTAAATAGAAGGCTAACAGACAAAATAGATATTCTTAGCAAGAATATGGATGAAAATTTAGAAAATTTTAAGTCATCTTTTGATGTATCAAAGTATCAGGTTGAAAATTTTGAAATTAAAATTAAGGATATAATAGAAAAAGAAGAGCTAAGACTTGGTGAATTACTCAGAGAAATTGAGCGACAATATAGAATTAGACGGGAAGAGGCAATTGATTACAAGAAAGCCATAGATAGTGATATTATTCAGTTAAGAGAACAGTTTATAGGAGTAATTAATGAACTTAAGAATAATATTGAGGATAAATCTGAATTTTTAAATGATCTTTATAAAGAAAGATTCAAGATTATTGAAAATAATTTTGAAGAGAGATATTCAACATTTTTTATTGAGAGCGAAGGGGCTATTTCAAAGATTAGAGATGAAATATATAAGATACTTACAGATAATGATGAACATTTGAGAGCAAAAATTTCTGAGATGGATCGTAATTTTGAGATAATCGATGGAAGGTCAAAGGAAATTCTAGAGCTTGAAGAAGATTTAAGAAAGAGAATACAAGAAGATAGTAATAACATACATCATCAATTTGATGTCATTAAGTCTGGTCTTGAGAAGGAAATAAAAGATCACTTTGATATGTATATGATTAAAGCCACTGCTGCAATTGATGAAGAGATTGAAAAATATGAGCGTGGGATTAATGAAAAGATATCCGTTCTTAAGTCAATTGAAAATAATTTTGAGATGATAGAGAAGAATTTAAAGGATAAAATTAGCGAATGTCATAATGAATTAGACAAGACTCTTGATGTGAGATATGCTGAGCTTGAAGGTAAGTATGATGAGAAGCATTTGCTTGTAGAGAAGAAGATAAATGACAAGACTAATTCAGTTGAAGAGCTGATTGCAAGTAAGTATGCTGAGCTTGAAGGTAAGTATGATGAGAAGCATTTGCTTGTAGAGAAGAAGATAAATGACAAGACTAATTCAGTTGAAGAGCTGATTGCAAGTAAGTATGCTGAGCTTGAAGGTAAGTATGATGAGAAGCATTTGCTTGTAGAGAAGAAGATAAATGACAAGACTAATTCAGTTGAAGAGCTGATTGCAAGTAAGTATGCTGAGCTTGAAGGTAAGTATGATGAGAAGCATTTGCTTGTAGAGAAGAAGATAAATGACAAGACTAATTCAGTTGAAGAGCTGATTGCAAGTAAGTATGCTGAGCTTGAAGGTAAATATGATGAAAAGCATTTGCTTGTAGAGAAGAAGATAAATGACAAGGCTAATTCAGTTGAAGAGTTGATTGCAAGTAAGTATGCTGAGCTTGATAGCAAATATTCCAATATGCACCTTGATATGGAAAATAGATTAAATGCATGTATTTCTGATTTAGGTATAGAACTTGCTCGTTCAAGTGAAAAGATGGATAAAGAAATTGAAGAACAATTAAAAAATCTTGGTGAACTTAAGTTAAGTTTGAGTAATATCGAAGGGGATGTATTAAAACTTAAAGAAGATTCTTATCACAATGTGTCATCCTATCTCAAACTTCTTGAAGAGGATTTTTTTAAAGATTTGAAAGAAAGAAGTGATAATTTAAAAAATTCTTTAGAAAATTTTGTGGCATCCTCAGATCAAAGAATTGAAAATTTAGAGAGACATATAATTAAGAGCTTGGAAGATAAAGAAATTCTTATGAAGAATTTTAGAGTTGAAATTGAACAGGAGCTTATGCTTAATAAAGAAAGTTTTTACTCAGAATTTAATAAAGAGTTTGATGTTAAAAAAAGAGATGCAGAGAGTAAAATAGTTGTAATGGAAACTAATGTTACTAATCGAATAGATGAGTTTATTCAACTTGTAGACAATCGTCAAAATAATGTTGATTCTTGGTTTTTAAAAGTTAAAGATGATATGATAAATTGGCAAGAAAATGCTTACAAAGAGCTTGAAGAAAGAGCGGGCATTACAAAAAGGAGTTTAGATAAAATTAAAAGTGATGTTTCTGCTATTGAGAGTGGCTTGGAAGTTGTTAAAGATGATGTTAATCAGAGAACAAAAGAAATTTTTGATCGTTTGCAAGCAGATATTAAAGAATTTGAAAATAGATCTTATCTTAACTTGAAGAATATTTCAAATGAGGTTCAGGGTAAAGTTTTAAATATTGAAGATTTCATGGATTTTAAGATTAAATCTATAAATGATAAGATAGACTTACATGTTGAAGAGCTTGCAACACAAGTGGAAATCAAATTTTTAAGTCAGCAAAAAGATATTGAAGATAAAATTATTGAGGCTAATGAAAAGTTAGAATATGAATTCAATTCAATGGCTTCTAGGCTTGATGAGGAAAAACAAAATATTGTAAGTAAATTTTTAAATGACACAGGCGGTTTTGAATCTCAAGTGCAATTGATGCAAGATGATGTTTTAAAGCTGGCTGAGAAAGTGCATGCATATAGAATTGATATTGAGAAAACAATTAGAGAAAATTATGATTCTTTTTCCAGTTCTATAAGAGAGGAATATACTGTGTTTGAGAATGAAGTTAAGAGTAGTTTGAATTATTCAGAAGAAGAGATACAGGCTTTAAGGGATAGTTTGAAGATTCAAGTTAATAGCATAGAATCTGAATTTAAGGATAAATATGATTTAATGATTAAAGGTATTGATGATCGTGTATCACAACTTAAGTTAAAAGTATTAAACTATGATGGTGAGCTTAATCATTTTATAGATGAGGTTAAGGATAATTTAATTGTATACAAGGCTGACTTGAGAGAAGAACTTGATAGTCGTTATGCTGTAATGAGTTCTAAGCTTGAAAATTTTAAGAGACTTGAAGTTGAGTTAGAGAGAAATAATGAACTGATGAAAGAAGTTTATTATTTCAAGAATAACTTAGAAGAGTTACGGGGAACTTTAGCAAGTGAAATAAATCTTATTCAAGGATATAAAGGTGACTTTGAAGGTATTACTAGAGAAATTGGAGACATTAAATCTAAATCATCAGATATTATTGAGGTATTTAATGATTTAAAGGACCATCAAATGGATATTGAGGGAATTAAAAAAGATCTTACTCAATTCCTTGAATTTTATACTTCTTTTAAGGAGAGGTATAAGAAATTGACAGAATCTTATGATGAAATGCAGATTTACAAAAGTAAACTTAAGGAGATAAAAGAAGCACAAAGTAATATTCTTGATAATTATGATAGGATTAGTAATAAAGATAGCATATTAAAGTCTACATTAGAATCTGTTGATAAAAACTTTGATTTGATAAATGAAATAGAGAGTAGGATGCATGTATTATTTAAAGAGAGTTCTGGGTTTCAGCAGAGTCTTGGTGAGTTGAAAGGCATTATGTCAGAATTATTGGTAAATAAAGATTTATCACAGGAAGTGCTAAATAATGTTCAAACTCTCAAAGAAATGCTAGGGGAGATTGAGAGCAAGTTGGAACATACTAGAAATATAAGAGAAAAGGTTGCAAAATCTGAGACTCGGTTAGAGAATTTAAATATTGCTGCGGAAGAGAGAATCAAAACCCTTGGAATTCTTGTAAAAACAGAATCCAAGTACAAAGATAATGTTGGTCTTAATAACGAAACAGTTAGAGATTCTGTCATTAAGCTTATGAGACAAGGTTGGAGTGCCTTGGAAATTTCTAGAGCTACTAAATTATCTATTGGAGAGGTTGAGCTTATCTTAGAACTTGGAATTATTAGTAAAAGTGATGATTAA